A region of Selenomonadales bacterium 4137-cl DNA encodes the following proteins:
- the fliE gene encoding flagellar hook-basal body complex protein FliE, giving the protein MRVDRIALAPAGADRTAAGASPAGAEGGKSFGQFLADSLGEVNKLQGDAQQASMNLAAGKIQDVSEVVIATEKASIALQLTMQVRNKVVEAYHEMMRMQV; this is encoded by the coding sequence ATGCGTGTTGATCGGATTGCGCTTGCGCCCGCAGGCGCGGACCGTACGGCCGCCGGAGCGTCTCCGGCAGGCGCTGAGGGCGGCAAGAGTTTCGGCCAGTTCCTCGCCGACAGCCTTGGCGAGGTGAACAAGCTTCAGGGGGACGCCCAGCAGGCGTCGATGAATCTGGCCGCCGGCAAGATTCAGGATGTTTCCGAGGTTGTCATCGCTACCGAGAAGGCGTCGATCGCGCTGCAGCTTACTATGCAGGTGCGGAACAAGGTTGTCGAGGCTTATCATGAAATGATGCGGATGCAGGTTTAG
- the fliF gene encoding flagellar basal-body MS-ring/collar protein FliF → MADWKEQSISLWRNIGKRERYMIVGAAVLLFVAIIGWSVWWGGRPDYVPLFTGMDAKDAGEVAAKLKESKVPYEIGNNGTAVLVSSKDVYRVRLELARQGLPRGYKGFEIFDQNKFGATEFQNKVYYLQALQGELTRTIEQMAEVEKARVHIVLPEDSLYKRNEKPATASIMLKLRRGAQLSREQVKGIVNLVAHSIQSLKPENVTVVDSFARVLNDQPDEKQLPSAVTLTQLEMTKKVQDNLQKSVQSLLEQVLGPNKTAVRVSVELNFDLRTVDRQVFEPVVDDKGIIRSSQDVNESFKGTTPQQGGVPGTTTNIPGYVTSNQSQSQYEKKETTRNYEINELKEKTVVAPGSIRRLTVAVLVDANVNNAQRESLVKAVSSAVGFNAARGDMISVESIPFSTELADRQRREEQELAEQQKQALYMKLGVAAVALLALLFVVRTFLRRRQPEEPEVMEIPVQQPTHIMEAAAKELTPQEKERAAQREAIAKMAKAKPDEVAQLVKAWINEE, encoded by the coding sequence ATGGCCGACTGGAAGGAACAGTCAATCAGCCTCTGGCGTAATATCGGCAAGCGGGAAAGGTATATGATCGTCGGCGCGGCGGTGCTGCTGTTCGTGGCCATCATCGGTTGGAGCGTATGGTGGGGGGGACGGCCTGATTATGTTCCCCTTTTTACCGGAATGGATGCCAAGGATGCCGGCGAGGTCGCCGCAAAACTCAAGGAGTCGAAGGTCCCTTATGAGATCGGCAATAACGGTACGGCTGTCCTTGTTTCGTCGAAGGATGTGTACCGCGTACGTCTCGAGCTTGCGCGCCAGGGCTTGCCCCGCGGCTATAAGGGGTTTGAGATTTTCGACCAGAATAAGTTTGGCGCGACGGAGTTTCAGAACAAGGTGTATTATCTGCAGGCTCTCCAGGGCGAGTTGACCCGCACGATCGAGCAGATGGCCGAGGTGGAGAAGGCCAGGGTGCATATCGTGTTGCCGGAGGATAGCCTTTACAAGCGCAACGAGAAGCCGGCGACGGCGTCGATCATGCTTAAGCTGCGCCGGGGAGCCCAGTTGTCGCGCGAGCAGGTAAAAGGGATTGTGAATCTGGTGGCCCACAGCATCCAGAGTCTCAAGCCCGAGAACGTGACGGTGGTGGATAGTTTCGCGCGCGTGCTGAACGATCAGCCGGACGAGAAGCAGTTGCCGAGCGCTGTCACGCTTACCCAACTGGAGATGACGAAGAAGGTCCAGGATAATCTGCAGAAGAGCGTTCAGTCGCTGCTGGAGCAGGTGCTCGGCCCGAATAAGACGGCTGTGCGGGTGAGCGTGGAGCTGAATTTCGATTTACGGACGGTCGACCGCCAGGTGTTCGAGCCGGTGGTTGACGATAAGGGGATTATCAGGAGTTCGCAGGATGTTAACGAAAGTTTCAAGGGCACGACTCCCCAACAGGGCGGGGTGCCCGGGACGACGACGAACATCCCCGGTTATGTGACCAGCAATCAGAGCCAGTCTCAGTATGAGAAGAAGGAAACAACCCGCAATTATGAGATTAATGAGCTTAAGGAAAAGACGGTCGTAGCCCCCGGCTCGATCCGCCGCCTGACGGTGGCGGTGCTGGTGGACGCGAATGTTAATAACGCCCAGCGGGAGAGCCTCGTTAAGGCGGTGTCTTCGGCGGTGGGCTTTAACGCCGCCCGCGGCGATATGATTTCGGTGGAGAGCATCCCGTTCAGTACCGAGCTTGCCGACCGGCAGCGCCGCGAGGAGCAGGAGTTGGCGGAACAGCAGAAGCAGGCTCTGTATATGAAGCTGGGGGTCGCGGCGGTGGCGCTGCTCGCCTTGCTGTTTGTGGTGCGTACCTTCCTGCGCCGCCGGCAGCCCGAGGAGCCCGAAGTGATGGAGATACCCGTCCAGCAGCCGACCCATATCATGGAGGCGGCGGCGAAGGAGCTGACGCCCCAGGAGAAGGAACGCGCCGCGCAGCGTGAAGCGATCGCGAAGATGGCGAAGGCTAAGCCGGACGAGGTCGCGCAGTTGGTCAAAGCGTGGATTAACGAGGAGTAG
- the flgC gene encoding flagellar basal body rod protein FlgC, producing the protein MGMFGAIDAAASGMTAERLRMDVIANNLANANSTRTAEGGPYRRQMVVFAPRSDGSVFGQVLAASLEGGAGVRVVGIVKDESPLKMVYDPHHPDANTDGYVAMPNVNVVAEMVDMMTATRAYEANVTAVNAAKGMASKALEIGR; encoded by the coding sequence ATGGGGATGTTCGGGGCTATTGACGCCGCGGCGTCCGGGATGACGGCCGAACGCCTGCGCATGGATGTGATCGCCAATAATCTCGCCAACGCCAATTCGACCCGGACGGCGGAAGGAGGCCCTTACCGCCGCCAGATGGTGGTTTTCGCCCCGCGTTCGGACGGCTCCGTTTTCGGCCAGGTGCTGGCCGCCAGCCTCGAGGGAGGCGCCGGGGTGAGGGTGGTCGGGATCGTGAAGGATGAGTCGCCGCTTAAGATGGTTTACGATCCGCATCATCCTGACGCCAATACCGACGGATATGTGGCGATGCCGAATGTGAACGTGGTGGCGGAGATGGTCGATATGATGACCGCCACGCGGGCGTACGAGGCGAATGTGACGGCGGTCAATGCCGCCAAGGGTATGGCTTCGAAGGCTTTGGAAATCGGCCGTTAG
- a CDS encoding FliH/SctL family protein, translating into MSRIFKSVSLRDTPHVVTYSPPRLPEPEVDEEPLPEAEETAAEEDVVSAASGEAVTIIAAARETAAAVVAAANEDAAKLRREAYDEGYEKGFAEGRVNGEAAGLEQAREQTRGTVAEAAERATELLALARQQADEALAGAERQVVELALAVASKVLAREVAENPTVILPIVRAALERVQDQEQITIRVNPECYELVLSARPELQAAMARAASVAVVADGALRDGDCIVETPFGTVDARVDTQLEMVKAALKDLLP; encoded by the coding sequence TTGTCTAGGATTTTCAAAAGCGTGTCGCTGCGCGATACGCCGCATGTAGTTACATATTCGCCGCCGCGACTGCCCGAGCCGGAGGTCGACGAGGAGCCGCTCCCGGAAGCGGAGGAGACGGCTGCCGAAGAGGATGTCGTTTCTGCGGCGAGCGGCGAGGCGGTCACTATTATTGCCGCGGCCCGCGAGACGGCGGCCGCGGTGGTGGCGGCCGCCAATGAGGATGCCGCGAAGCTGCGGCGCGAGGCGTATGACGAAGGTTATGAGAAGGGGTTTGCCGAGGGCCGGGTGAACGGCGAGGCCGCCGGTCTGGAGCAGGCCCGGGAGCAGACCAGGGGGACGGTCGCCGAAGCGGCGGAAAGGGCGACCGAACTGTTGGCGCTCGCCCGGCAGCAGGCCGACGAGGCGCTCGCGGGCGCCGAGCGGCAGGTGGTGGAGTTGGCTCTGGCTGTGGCTTCCAAGGTGCTGGCTCGCGAGGTGGCGGAGAACCCGACGGTCATCCTGCCGATTGTCAGGGCGGCGCTCGAAAGGGTGCAGGATCAGGAACAGATTACGATCCGCGTTAATCCGGAGTGCTACGAGCTGGTGCTGTCCGCCCGGCCGGAGCTGCAGGCCGCCATGGCGCGCGCCGCCAGTGTGGCGGTGGTGGCCGACGGCGCGCTCAGGGACGGCGATTGCATCGTGGAAACGCCGTTCGGGACGGTGGACGCCCGTGTCGATACCCAGCTTGAGATGGTGAAGGCGGCGTTGAAGGATTTGCTGCCATGA
- the flgB gene encoding flagellar basal body rod protein FlgB, giving the protein MVKSILSSPQESVLERALGAAALRHKVVANNIANVNTPGFKRSDVVFEDKLAEAMSGGKLPLARTHAKHLAGRQGGDVSAPSVVTDTRTTMRTDGNNVDIDAEMANVAKNSIYYNAVAQQLGTYFSNLKSVIRGGN; this is encoded by the coding sequence GTGGTCAAATCGATTTTATCGTCACCTCAGGAGTCGGTCCTTGAGCGGGCGCTGGGAGCTGCTGCCCTGCGCCACAAGGTTGTCGCCAACAATATCGCTAATGTGAATACGCCCGGTTTCAAGCGCAGCGATGTGGTTTTCGAGGACAAGCTGGCGGAGGCGATGTCTGGCGGGAAGCTGCCGCTTGCCCGCACGCACGCCAAGCATCTGGCCGGGCGCCAGGGTGGTGATGTTTCCGCGCCGTCGGTGGTGACCGATACGCGGACGACCATGCGGACCGACGGTAATAATGTCGATATCGATGCCGAGATGGCGAACGTTGCTAAGAACTCGATTTATTACAACGCGGTCGCCCAGCAGCTCGGCACTTATTTTTCCAATTTGAAGTCGGTGATTAGAGGAGGGAACTGA
- the fliJ gene encoding flagellar export protein FliJ, with protein sequence MRPFQFRLETLLKFRRMQEEQAQIRLAEATAQYAAERDRLTVLETELAAHVADYRRTLSEPVTVAVLKMFRDYNDKLKGDISRQHIRVETAAHRRQECLTALEEAARARKLVEKLREKRLAQYQAEALLEEQKLLDELGLQAFARNG encoded by the coding sequence ATGCGGCCGTTCCAGTTCCGCCTGGAGACGTTGTTGAAGTTCCGCCGCATGCAGGAGGAGCAGGCGCAGATAAGACTGGCCGAGGCCACGGCCCAGTATGCGGCCGAGCGGGATCGGTTGACCGTCCTGGAGACGGAGCTGGCCGCCCATGTGGCCGATTACCGCCGCACGCTTTCCGAGCCGGTAACGGTGGCTGTGCTTAAGATGTTCCGGGATTATAACGATAAACTTAAAGGGGATATTTCCCGTCAGCATATTCGGGTGGAAACGGCCGCCCACAGGCGGCAGGAATGCCTGACCGCGCTGGAGGAGGCCGCCAGGGCCCGCAAGCTGGTGGAAAAACTGCGTGAGAAGCGGCTTGCCCAGTATCAGGCCGAAGCGCTGCTCGAAGAGCAGAAGCTGTTGGACGAGCTGGGACTGCAGGCCTTCGCCCGCAACGGTTAG
- a CDS encoding flagellar hook-length control protein FliK, translated as MDAALMQVAFEAPPAAPPKGQAKPAASPGKDDGGFGAMFAGLVDTGQPQGGEGVKADAETTPDGESAPAVSPGMLNFAALLASLQVTAGPQQAAPQPQAAQEQAGAIAPIQTALGQASQAVQTLPTPQTAVPVPPVAPQSVLPEAVSQPAGREGAQTPQQMPAFTGQQSLQQTPAFTGGQTLPAGQDAPTAPAVPSATPATATAPSPEMQTMPVPTATDMPAPVAQPATDAPSQEAAGQQQTSPAAVTQAAIAGEPHKQVESAPAPSPTAAETNAHEASAAQATQAAPVQAAAGGKSPSSGDDGAQTAESFQQTPPSDAPQPQPANASQVFAGLMEQAASRANAANDAAAPQGAQSAPAQDPHDVAGQIVDHARLITRAENSEMVIKLKPEHLGELTLKIVVDSGAVSATFHSSNSEVRAAIEASLPQLRQDMANQGLKVDNVGVYASLDHFFANDQRHAPQQQMPQPARRPSGDDAYAEPLAAATAVSARTTAGGTGIDYRV; from the coding sequence ATGGATGCAGCTTTGATGCAAGTGGCCTTCGAGGCCCCGCCGGCCGCGCCGCCGAAAGGGCAGGCAAAACCCGCTGCTTCGCCGGGCAAGGACGACGGCGGCTTCGGGGCGATGTTCGCCGGTCTGGTGGACACCGGGCAGCCGCAGGGGGGCGAAGGCGTGAAAGCGGACGCGGAGACCACGCCCGACGGCGAGTCCGCTCCGGCGGTTTCACCGGGGATGTTGAATTTCGCCGCGCTGCTGGCGTCGCTGCAGGTGACGGCGGGACCGCAGCAGGCCGCGCCGCAGCCGCAGGCAGCCCAGGAGCAGGCAGGGGCGATCGCGCCGATACAGACCGCGCTGGGCCAGGCTTCCCAAGCAGTTCAGACCTTGCCGACGCCACAAACTGCCGTTCCCGTGCCACCTGTCGCTCCTCAGTCGGTTTTGCCTGAGGCGGTAAGCCAGCCGGCCGGCCGGGAAGGGGCGCAAACGCCGCAGCAGATGCCGGCCTTTACCGGCCAGCAGTCCCTGCAACAGACGCCGGCCTTCACCGGCGGACAGACACTGCCTGCCGGGCAGGATGCTCCGACCGCTCCCGCAGTACCTTCGGCAACCCCGGCGACGGCAACCGCCCCGAGTCCCGAGATGCAGACAATGCCTGTTCCGACCGCAACGGATATGCCGGCGCCGGTCGCGCAACCCGCGACAGACGCGCCAAGTCAGGAGGCGGCAGGGCAGCAACAGACGTCGCCGGCAGCGGTAACGCAGGCGGCGATAGCGGGCGAGCCGCACAAGCAAGTGGAGTCCGCTCCAGCGCCCTCGCCAACCGCCGCAGAGACGAACGCTCATGAAGCGTCCGCCGCGCAGGCGACACAGGCAGCGCCGGTGCAGGCTGCCGCGGGCGGCAAGTCGCCGTCTTCGGGCGACGACGGAGCGCAGACGGCCGAGAGTTTCCAGCAGACGCCGCCAAGCGACGCGCCGCAACCGCAACCAGCTAACGCCAGTCAGGTGTTCGCCGGCCTCATGGAGCAGGCGGCCAGCCGGGCCAACGCGGCTAACGACGCTGCCGCCCCGCAGGGCGCGCAATCGGCACCCGCTCAGGACCCGCACGATGTCGCCGGCCAGATCGTCGACCACGCCCGTCTGATTACCCGGGCCGAGAACAGCGAGATGGTCATCAAGCTCAAGCCCGAACACTTAGGCGAGCTGACGCTGAAGATCGTGGTGGACAGCGGTGCGGTCAGCGCCACCTTCCACAGTTCGAATTCCGAGGTCCGCGCCGCCATCGAGGCTTCGCTGCCCCAACTGAGGCAGGATATGGCCAACCAGGGACTGAAGGTCGACAACGTGGGCGTGTATGCTTCTCTCGATCACTTCTTCGCCAACGACCAGCGTCACGCGCCCCAGCAGCAGATGCCGCAGCCGGCGCGCCGGCCGAGCGGCGACGATGCTTATGCCGAACCGCTAGCCGCGGCCACGGCGGTCAGCGCCCGGACGACAGCCGGCGGGACGGGCATCGATTACCGAGTATAA
- a CDS encoding lytic transglycosylase domain-containing protein, whose amino-acid sequence MESMQRVMQRIAAIEQRFQHLTPAKPVRTDGFAAAMTKAQSSGGPVRTTAAGRQEIAAMVQAAARRHGVDANLALAVATAESDLQPQAVSSAGAKGVMQLMPDTAQALGVGNTFDPRENIDGGVRYLKQMLAAFDGDVVKAVAAYNAGPDAVRQHAGVPPFPETRAYVNRVLSLCG is encoded by the coding sequence ATGGAGAGCATGCAGCGGGTGATGCAGCGCATCGCCGCCATAGAACAGCGTTTTCAACATTTGACGCCGGCGAAGCCGGTCAGGACTGACGGCTTCGCAGCGGCTATGACCAAGGCGCAAAGCTCCGGCGGGCCGGTCAGGACGACCGCGGCCGGGCGGCAGGAGATCGCGGCGATGGTCCAGGCGGCCGCCAGGCGGCACGGTGTCGACGCCAACCTGGCGCTGGCGGTGGCTACGGCGGAGTCTGACCTACAGCCGCAGGCGGTTTCGTCCGCCGGGGCGAAAGGCGTGATGCAGCTTATGCCCGATACGGCCCAAGCGCTGGGGGTTGGCAATACTTTCGATCCGCGCGAGAATATCGACGGCGGGGTCCGCTATCTTAAGCAGATGCTCGCCGCGTTCGACGGCGACGTCGTCAAGGCCGTCGCCGCGTATAACGCCGGGCCGGACGCGGTGCGGCAGCACGCCGGCGTGCCTCCTTTTCCGGAGACGCGGGCCTATGTCAATAGGGTTTTGAGCCTGTGCGGCTGA
- the fliG gene encoding flagellar motor switch protein FliG — translation MYQPSEMSGKQKAAILLISLGPDVASQVFKHLKEDEIEKLTLEIANQRKVTQESKDKVLVEFHQMALAKEYISSGGIDYAREIIEKALGQEKAMMIINRLTSSLQIRPFDFARKTDPAQLLNFIQNEHPQTIALIMAYLQPDQAGTILSALPPDRQVDVAKRIAMMDRTSPDVIKDVERILERKLSSLVTQDFTAAGGVDAIVEVLNRVDRTTERTIIENLEIQNPELAEEIKKRMFVFEDIVLLDDRSLQLVLREIDSKDLGLALKASSSEVAEKVYKNMSKRASEMLREEIQYMGPVRIRDVEEAQQKVVNVIRRLEESGEIIVSRGKGDEIIV, via the coding sequence ATGTATCAGCCCTCAGAAATGAGCGGCAAGCAGAAGGCGGCGATTTTGCTCATCTCCCTCGGCCCGGATGTGGCGTCCCAGGTGTTCAAGCACCTGAAGGAAGATGAGATCGAAAAGCTGACTCTGGAGATCGCCAACCAGCGCAAGGTTACCCAGGAGAGCAAGGATAAGGTGCTGGTGGAGTTTCATCAGATGGCGCTTGCCAAGGAGTATATTTCGAGCGGCGGTATCGATTACGCCCGCGAGATTATCGAGAAGGCCCTCGGGCAGGAGAAGGCGATGATGATTATCAACCGCCTGACTTCCAGCCTGCAGATACGGCCGTTCGATTTCGCCCGCAAGACCGATCCGGCTCAGTTGCTTAATTTCATCCAGAACGAGCATCCCCAGACAATCGCCCTGATTATGGCTTATCTGCAGCCCGATCAGGCGGGGACGATTTTGTCGGCTTTGCCGCCCGACAGGCAGGTGGACGTGGCGAAGCGGATCGCGATGATGGACAGGACTTCGCCGGATGTGATCAAGGATGTGGAGCGCATCCTGGAACGCAAGCTATCGTCGCTGGTGACGCAGGATTTTACGGCCGCAGGCGGCGTGGACGCGATCGTCGAGGTGCTGAACAGGGTGGACCGGACTACCGAGCGGACGATTATCGAGAATCTGGAGATTCAGAATCCCGAGTTGGCGGAAGAGATCAAGAAGCGGATGTTCGTGTTCGAGGATATCGTGCTGCTGGACGACCGTTCGCTGCAGCTGGTGCTGCGCGAGATCGACTCCAAGGATTTGGGGCTGGCGCTCAAGGCTTCGTCGAGCGAGGTCGCCGAGAAGGTTTACAAGAATATGTCGAAACGCGCTTCGGAGATGCTGCGCGAGGAGATCCAATATATGGGCCCGGTGCGCATCCGCGATGTGGAAGAGGCGCAGCAAAAGGTGGTCAATGTTATCCGTCGTCTCGAGGAGTCGGGTGAGATTATTGTTTCCCGCGGTAAAGGAGACGAGATAATTGTCTAG
- the codY gene encoding GTP-sensing pleiotropic transcriptional regulator CodY: protein MSSMLDRTRKINRLLQKSDKVKYEEISSVLSQVMSSNVYIVSREGIVLGYALIDQFECEIMRERVLLRGQFPERYVEFLLKIQETSPNLRLENGLCAFAEKTVCISNDKFTTIIPIHGGGERIGTLIVAKFEREFNDDDLILAEYGATVVGMEILRDRSEKIEEEARKKATVQVALGTLSYSELEAVMHILGELEGNEGLLVASKIADRVGITRSVIVNALRKFESAGVIESKSLGMKGTYIKVLNERLLDELKKLKK from the coding sequence GTGTCGTCAATGTTGGACCGTACCCGGAAAATTAATCGTTTGCTGCAAAAATCCGACAAAGTCAAATACGAAGAGATTTCATCTGTTCTGAGCCAGGTTATGAGTTCGAACGTCTATATCGTGAGCAGGGAAGGGATAGTGCTGGGCTACGCGCTCATCGACCAGTTCGAGTGCGAGATCATGCGGGAGCGGGTTTTGCTTCGCGGGCAATTCCCCGAGCGTTATGTGGAGTTTTTGCTGAAGATCCAGGAGACTTCTCCCAACCTGCGCCTGGAAAACGGTTTGTGCGCGTTCGCCGAGAAGACGGTTTGTATCTCCAACGACAAGTTTACGACGATCATCCCCATCCACGGCGGCGGCGAGCGCATCGGCACCCTTATCGTCGCGAAGTTCGAGCGGGAGTTTAACGACGATGACCTTATCCTGGCGGAGTACGGCGCGACGGTTGTCGGGATGGAGATTCTCCGCGACCGCAGCGAGAAGATCGAGGAGGAGGCCCGCAAGAAGGCTACCGTGCAGGTCGCGCTTGGGACGCTGTCGTATTCGGAGCTGGAGGCCGTGATGCATATTCTCGGCGAGCTAGAGGGCAACGAGGGCCTGCTGGTTGCCAGTAAGATCGCGGACCGCGTGGGCATTACCCGGTCGGTGATCGTCAACGCGCTGCGGAAGTTCGAGAGCGCGGGTGTGATCGAGTCGAAGTCTCTGGGGATGAAGGGGACTTATATCAAGGTGCTGAACGAGCGCCTGCTCGATGAGCTGAAGAAGCTTAAAAAGTAG
- the fliI gene encoding flagellar protein export ATPase FliI codes for MTAVNIARYVDGLKSIDSIQQVGKVSKIIGLLIESQGPRVNLGDLCYITSPDDGFSLPAEVVGFRESSVLLMPLGELHGIGPGCRVVSARRTLTVKVGRSLLGRVIDGLGNPIDGKGPLTGTAEYPLHAVPPPPLSRQRITDKISVGVRAVDGLLTLGRGQRVGIMAGSGVGKSTLLGMVARNTEADISVIALVGERGREVREFIERDLGEEGLKRAVVVVATSDQPALLRLKGAMTATAVAEYFRDQGMDVVLMMDSVTRFAVAQREVGLTVGEPPATRGYTPSVFALLPKLLERSGAGEKGSITGIYTVLVDGDDMNEPIADAARSILDGHIVLSRALAAQNHYPAIDILQSVSRLMLEIVDEGHWDAAQKLRTMLATYREAEDLINIGAYAHGSNPAIDQAIKMIGPIREFLRQSVREHTDLRDAVARMLTLAP; via the coding sequence ATGACGGCCGTGAATATCGCCCGTTATGTGGATGGGCTGAAAAGTATAGACTCGATCCAACAGGTGGGCAAGGTCAGCAAGATCATCGGCCTGCTGATCGAATCCCAAGGTCCCCGGGTCAATCTGGGGGATTTGTGTTATATCACCTCGCCGGACGATGGGTTCAGCCTGCCGGCCGAGGTGGTCGGGTTCCGCGAGAGCAGCGTGCTGCTTATGCCGCTGGGAGAGCTCCACGGGATCGGTCCCGGCTGCCGGGTGGTTTCGGCCAGGCGCACGCTGACGGTTAAGGTGGGCCGGAGTTTGCTCGGCCGTGTTATCGACGGGCTGGGCAACCCGATCGACGGTAAAGGGCCGCTGACGGGGACCGCGGAATATCCGCTCCATGCCGTGCCGCCGCCGCCGCTTTCCAGGCAGCGGATTACTGATAAGATTTCCGTCGGCGTCCGCGCGGTCGACGGCCTTCTGACCCTCGGCCGCGGCCAGCGGGTGGGGATAATGGCCGGCAGCGGCGTGGGCAAGAGCACGTTGCTGGGAATGGTGGCGCGCAATACGGAGGCCGATATCAGCGTCATCGCGCTGGTGGGCGAACGCGGTCGCGAGGTGCGCGAGTTTATCGAGCGCGATCTCGGCGAGGAGGGGCTGAAAAGGGCGGTGGTCGTTGTGGCGACTTCCGATCAGCCGGCGCTCCTGCGCCTGAAGGGTGCGATGACGGCCACCGCGGTTGCCGAGTATTTCCGCGACCAGGGTATGGATGTCGTGCTGATGATGGATTCGGTGACGAGGTTCGCGGTCGCCCAGCGCGAGGTTGGTCTGACGGTCGGCGAACCGCCGGCAACCCGTGGCTATACGCCGTCGGTGTTCGCGCTGCTGCCCAAGCTGCTGGAGCGTTCCGGGGCGGGGGAGAAGGGGTCGATAACCGGCATTTATACGGTGCTGGTGGACGGCGACGATATGAATGAGCCGATCGCCGACGCGGCGCGCAGCATCCTTGACGGCCATATTGTGCTTTCACGGGCGCTGGCGGCCCAGAACCACTACCCGGCGATCGATATCCTCCAGAGCGTCAGCAGGCTGATGCTGGAGATAGTCGACGAGGGTCATTGGGACGCCGCCCAGAAGCTCAGGACAATGCTGGCGACGTACCGCGAGGCCGAAGACCTGATCAATATCGGCGCTTACGCCCACGGCAGCAATCCTGCCATCGACCAGGCCATCAAGATGATCGGCCCGATCCGGGAGTTTCTCCGCCAGAGCGTCCGCGAGCATACCGACCTTCGGGACGCGGTTGCCCGGATGCTGACCCTGGCTCCGTAA
- a CDS encoding magnesium transporter MgtE produces the protein MAEKIKPPEKDKPVAKGAAKKKRFRFLLKALLALLAVLMLAGGGFAAAVYLKFVDLDALAARYKLATYPVIGRYFAKQPATNFATVDLPPEAAAEKPAPAPETAPAVQAAPAPAPAAVSTEELKAREAKAKKEEAKRISRLARLYSEMKPDEAVPILNQLDDPTVLAILGKMEDSQVAKIMSLFDARRAARLTQDMLKGKTM, from the coding sequence ATGGCTGAAAAAATAAAACCGCCTGAAAAAGATAAACCGGTCGCGAAAGGGGCGGCCAAGAAAAAAAGGTTCCGCTTTCTTCTCAAGGCCCTGCTGGCGCTGCTGGCGGTGCTGATGCTGGCCGGCGGCGGTTTCGCCGCCGCGGTGTACCTGAAGTTCGTCGATTTAGACGCGCTGGCCGCCCGCTACAAACTGGCCACTTACCCGGTAATCGGCCGTTACTTCGCTAAGCAGCCGGCGACCAATTTCGCGACCGTCGACCTGCCGCCCGAAGCGGCGGCGGAGAAACCGGCGCCAGCGCCGGAAACCGCGCCGGCGGTCCAGGCCGCCCCGGCTCCCGCCCCCGCCGCCGTATCGACTGAAGAGCTAAAGGCCAGGGAGGCGAAAGCGAAGAAGGAGGAGGCCAAGCGCATTTCCCGGCTGGCCCGCCTATACTCCGAGATGAAGCCCGACGAGGCGGTGCCGATCCTCAATCAGCTCGACGACCCGACCGTCCTGGCGATCCTCGGAAAGATGGAGGACAGCCAGGTGGCCAAGATAATGTCGCTTTTCGACGCCCGGCGGGCCGCCCGCCTCACTCAGGATATGCTGAAAGGCAAGACCATGTAA